ACGATTCCTTTCAGTGTGTCCCTTCCAAGCAAGCGAAGATGTATCTTACCAAGGCAAAAGGCGGTCAACGAGGCTTGCCTATTTACTACTCCGAAAGCGCAGCCACGATCGAAATGCCGTCGACCAGTGTTGACCGCGCGAGGAAACGGTTCCCAGATCTTCACTCTCCATCACAGATTCCCGCTGAAGAGAGCTCggaaagtgaagaggaggaTAATCGGCTTCACTGGAAAGGGTGGCGCAAGTTGCTGGcggagagacaacgcgaTCTTGAACGCCACATGAAGGAGCAACAAAGAGAGATATCGAAGCAGGAAGAACGCAACGTTGGTGATGCGCAGCAGGTGACGGGTCGCAGGCGAAAGGCGATGAAGGACTGTTCCGTTGACCCCAGTGAGGTGGCAGACGCAGATGAACACGACGAAGACTCAGTGGGGATGAGAGCGCGACCAGCATTGTCGAAACAGTAAGCTCGACATTCATGAGTCCTGTGTTCTTCGCACCATCTCTCATGAGCTTTGCCGATGCGTGAACTGAGTAAATGTCTTTTTAATAAGCTCTGTCCGGTGCTAGCCGCTGTTTGCTTTCTCCCTGCAGGGGGCGTTCTTCCTTACCTCCCGCCGGACTTACTCAACCAGATACCCCTTGCCCTCCACAGATGCAGCAATTCATGGGTGCACTGCGGATGCCACCTGCCATGGGGCCACCGGGGGCCGTGTCTCCCAACGGCCCTGCGGCTCCAGGCTTCTATGGTGCTCCGTTTGTCTCCCCCCCTCCCTTTTATCCGGGGTGGCCTCCTCCTTATTATGCTGCGGCAATGGCGGCTGCCGCTGCAGCGAGGAAAGGTAAAAGCTTCGCTCTGTGGCTTTAAGCAGCTGGTAgtgaaagacaaagaaatgGCATACGCGTGTACAATGCATCTACCGTTGGAAAATCCATATGCAGAAGGGGCGAGAACTACGATCAcgccgcagctgctggcTCCCTAGTGAAGTCACTATTTCAACAGCTGAAACTTACGAATGCTTGGAACAGGCTTCTCTTATCTGCTGAAATGAGCTGTCTTCTTGTGGTCTTTTTTCAGCAGGGGAAAAGGCAGGGATGACAGGTCAAGAGATGATACATGGTTTGAAGAAGACattggaggagacgcgagaagagatgaggaagaatGAAGAGGTGAGCGGATGAACACTCAAGCTCAGGCAGAATTTCTCAAGCTGCATGTATCGCATTCTGCTTCAGAACGAGGTGTAAAAAACGGTAATATGTTTCGCTTTTCATTAAAATATGGAGCAGATGAGAACGTGTAGGCGGTGTCAAAAGAAGCTGCCCAGTTATCTTAGAGTCACATTGTATCTGCGTGCAGGAGGCAAAAAAACTTTtagaagaggagaaggaacaacaTAAAAATGAGAAGGCGGCGCTCGAGAAAGAGCTCACCGAGATGGTAAGATACGAGCTTCATCAGTTGATTGCCTTGTCGTTCTGTATCGATCACGATATACTGTCGCATCACTGCGTTGCATCATTGCTTCTCATTTGTTAATGAATTTCACAGCGCGAAGCGAGTGAACAGCGTGCGCGAGAACTAGTAGGAGCAGAACTCAAGCAGAGCGAGCTTGAGAAGCAAATCAAGATGCTCCGCGAGGAATTTGACATCTTGACACGCGTCCACAACGAGCTGAAGGAGCAGTTTGCACACGAAAAGGAAGGCCTCGTGACTGAAAACAAAAATCTGGCGGTACGCTGTCAGGCTACCAGTGTCCGTGTGTATCCTTTACATGCGACATTACGTGGACCGTATAAAAAGTAAGCCACTTGTTAATTCTTGTCCCTGTATGTTGGTTTCAGACGAAGGTCGAGGACCTAGAGAACGACCTCAGCTTCTCAAAAGACCAGCTGCTAGTAGCGCGCGAAAGTCTTATCGCGGCAAGGGCCAAGCAACAAACTGCAACTCAGGCCCATGAACAGGATTTGAAGACTCTTCAGGTGAGACAGCCATCCCGCCTTCACTCAGTCAGAAAGACTGTATCCGCATCAGATTAATATCACTCGACACAACGAACCAAACTGGCATGACCTGCAATCTTGTGTTTGCAGGAATACCGTCGTGAAAATGAAACGCTCAAAGAGGATGTAAAATACTTGAAGACCCTAAACACCTCTCTCAACGAGAAGGTGCAGCGCCTTATTAGTGGCCAGGGTGTCGGAAATGAGGACGATCGGCTATATGGGCAGTCTGAAGCCGCAGGGCAAGGGGAAGCGCCGAGGCTGAGACAGCCTTGTCCAAccagttcgttttctcctgaTGCAGCTGCTCTCCAGCACCTCTTCAGTCCACAGGTCCAGCAGCGTCTGCTGAAGGAACGTCAAAAGGAAAGCCTTGGAGCTATGGGGGCAAACACGGGTGTGAAAGTGAGTCAATATAAATGGAATTATGTGCTTCATTCAAACACAGAACAAAAACAGATTTCCGCAAAAAAATCCCGAGTGCATTGGATGTAAAGCATGTATTGTGTTCCTGTTTGTAGGATGCCACTTTTCCGCTTCCTGCTACTCTCCAAGGGGCTGCTTCCATGACTTCGGTGGTCCCCGCAGAGAGGCACGGCATTCCAGAGGCATCTTCACTGCCCTCACAGAGCCCGCGAGAGATTTTCCCTTCGACCGAAAATCGGGGCGCGCCGAGAGCTCACAGGCTATCTTCAGTAGAgatgcgttttctctctcacctgcACCAACGAGGACAGACGAATCAACTCGATCAGCAGGACCCTTTCAGGGCACGGCTGGTGTCATTTGCACAAACGGCCCTGCAGAGGCGGAATTCTCAGGCAGAGGAAAGTGGTACAAAGCTACACGCAAACGAATCCCCTCGTACGATGATGAGGCGAGAATCCTACTTGCGGCCTCCCTCACCCAACAAGCAGGGAGCTCGTACCAGTGGTATGCCTACTTACCAGGGAAGTGTTCCTCATCCAACAGGAACTCGACCTCAACTTTTCCCCTCCTTACCTTTTGCTGAAAAAGTGCCGACGGACTGTGCATCTGGAACTGATTGCCCACGGCAGGTGATAAAAgatcccttttcttttatgCCGTTACCTTCATCGAACCGTGTTTTCTCTACAATGAGCACGGGAAGCGAAAGCGCGTTTCCAAATCTTCCTTCACCAAGACCATATATCTGCAGAGCTGGTGTCAGTTCTCCAAGAGAGGTGAAACCAGTATCCGCAAGACTTCATGGGAAAAGCCCCGGAGTTTGTCCTTCAACGCCAGGTACAACTTCTTTCCCAGGATCCGGTGGTACGAGTACTCTCAACAGCGCCAGGACACAGTGGCTTCTCCAACGAGTATCACGCATTTCGAGGCTTCACGGCCTACAAAATATACAAGAGAAGCTAAAAGATTTTCCACCAGCATTACTGGCTGCTGCCAATGCGCCCTCGATGACGTTAGGGGCTAACGAAAATGTTGAGAAAAATggagggaaagaggaaacgagctCTACCTGTGACGATCGCAAAGGGAAAACAGGAATTTCTGAATCCAATGATACATGCATACGAACCCAAGTCTAAGTTTCCGTGACCTCGTTCGTAAAGACGCAAACTGCTAACACGCTAACGTGCAGCTACGTTCTACGGAGCAGCAGATTGCTTCCGTCGCAAGGTGATTTTAACTGTTCTTGAGCCGCTTCGGGGTTCCGAACAGCATGCAGGTATCGAAAGAGCTCACTGCAGCACTGTGTAAATATGTGTGTGGCAAGCTGGAGTATACATCAACGGTAGTTTCTCTGTTCGCATATGTAAGACCGCAAATTACGTTTGCCACATTTTGTGTTCCTCAACCAGATTCCTGCTCAAACTAGTAACCCTTGTCATGAACAGCAGTTTGCATTAATGTGCTCCACAGTGTCCGTGAGCATTCCAGGGAGTTTCAAGTTTTGGGATTTGAGAACAATTCATCGAACGCGTCTTTGGTTATTTGCCGTGCGGTATGGAAACTGAGCGCAGGACGACCGTCCCTCAATACTATACCAGTTTAGATCTGCTTTGAAAGCAACAAGCAATTCAGGAAACGCATCTGGGTGCTGTTGTTTTCACATTGAGTCAACCGTGAGAGTCCGGTTAGCATATTTTCTGAAGGGATAGCAAAACAGACGGCATGTACTCTGCCTCTGTGGTGAGTCATAGTGACTAGCTGGTTTCACATAAGTGACGTCATCCAGCTTCCGGGAAAAACAGTCGTTTGTTGGCTCCCGGGGACTGTGGACTGACGTCTGCGATGGAGCACGACGCGGTTACTATTGCCGCTAAGAGGTAACCGGCACATGATTCCACTGTGGCAGTTTTGGCTCCGCTAGAACGCCCTACTTGGCATTTTCCCG
This genomic interval from Toxoplasma gondii ME49 chromosome VIIb, whole genome shotgun sequence contains the following:
- a CDS encoding hypothetical protein (encoded by transcript TGME49_262950) produces the protein MSHNKMLAARPVPNSLKPQDATAVDPSLLYDSPSNVRNKSRQSDEVCGDEIERLSTQTSSASRSRFNQEFPLLRGTPGKNGEHSPRSLSADRHALGAASMTNRKPRVAFETNGRRQRFLNIFEEEGSTETSSVEQGERLAPAAAGPNMAADLPPGEARERRACRRGSHDSFQCVPSKQAKMYLTKAKGGQRGLPIYYSESAATIEMPSTSVDRARKRFPDLHSPSQIPAEESSESEEEDNRLHWKGWRKLLAERQRDLERHMKEQQREISKQEERNVGDAQQVTGRRRKAMKDCSVDPSEVADADEHDEDSVGMRARPALSKQGRSSLPPAGLTQPDTPCPPQMQQFMGALRMPPAMGPPGAVSPNGPAAPGFYGAPFVSPPPFYPGWPPPYYAAAMAAAAAARKAGEKAGMTGQEMIHGLKKTLEETREEMRKNEEEAKKLLEEEKEQHKNEKAALEKELTEMREASEQRARELVGAELKQSELEKQIKMLREEFDILTRVHNELKEQFAHEKEGLVTENKNLATKVEDLENDLSFSKDQLLVARESLIAARAKQQTATQAHEQDLKTLQEYRRENETLKEDVKYLKTLNTSLNEKVQRLISGQGVGNEDDRLYGQSEAAGQGEAPRLRQPCPTSSFSPDAAALQHLFSPQVQQRLLKERQKESLGAMGANTGVKDATFPLPATLQGAASMTSVVPAERHGIPEASSLPSQSPREIFPSTENRGAPRAHRLSSVEMRFLSHLHQRGQTNQLDQQDPFRARLVSFAQTALQRRNSQAEESGTKLHANESPRTMMRRESYLRPPSPNKQGARTSGMPTYQGSVPHPTGTRPQLFPSLPFAEKVPTDCASGTDCPRQVIKDPFSFMPLPSSNRVFSTMSTGSESAFPNLPSPRPYICRAGVSSPREVKPVSARLHGKSPGVCPSTPGTTSFPGSGGTSTLNSARTQWLLQRVSRISRLHGLQNIQEKLKDFPPALLAAANAPSMTLGANENVEKNGGKEETSSTCDDRKGKTGISESNDTCIRTQV